A region of Solanum dulcamara chromosome 7, daSolDulc1.2, whole genome shotgun sequence DNA encodes the following proteins:
- the LOC129895675 gene encoding protein sym-1, with amino-acid sequence MASNASILTRNSLLSLRFVGFPRLPISQIHTRTRIHPNPSHTTRPGLSSSSSSSTTTTTTISSSTHGLKSLYLSDIGPKRLVSSSNFQLSAVSGDGSGGYGGSGDGNSSGGDNGSTSGGGGEGGKNWSLLAWYLSLLEKYPVWTKAVTSALLTLFGDLICQLWIDQVASVDVKRTFLFTFLGFVLVGPTLHFWYLYLSRLVTTPGVAGTLMRLVLDQFLFAPIFVGVFLSSLVTLEGRSSQLIPKLQQEWVSSVLANWQLWIPFQFFNFRFVPQQFQVLAANFIALVWNVILSYKAHKEVIVK; translated from the exons ATGGCTTCAAACGCCTCAATTCTCACCCGCAATTCTCTGTTATCATTACGGTTCGTGGGGTTTCCCCGATTACCCATTTCACAAATCCATACCCGGACCCGAATTCACCCAAACCCATCTCATACAACCCGACCCGGactgtcttcttcttcttcttcttctactactactactactactatcaGTTCTTCAACTCATGGATTGAAAAGTTTGTATCTTTCTGATATTGGGCCTAAACGGTTAGTTTCTAGCAGTAATTTTCAGTTGTCAGCGGTTTCAGGCGACGGAAGTGGTGGTTATGGAGGTTCTGGTGATGGAAATTCAAGTGGTGGTGACAATGGCAGTAccagtggtggtggtggtgaggGTGGGAAGAACTGGTCATTGCTTGCCTG GTACTTATCTCTTCTGGAGAAATATCCAGTATGGACAAAAGCAGTTACATCTGCATTGTTGACACTTTTTGGAGATCTAATCTGTCAG CTATGGATTGACCAAGTAGCATCTGTGGATGTAAAGAGGACGTTTCTATTCACATTCTTGGGGTTTGTTTTGGTTGGTCCAACTTTGCACTTTTG GTACCTCTACCTGAGTAGATTGGTCACAACTCCAGGGGTCGCTGGTACTCTCATGCGTCTTGTACTAGATCAg TTCCTTTTTGCTCCAATTTTTGTTGGAGTTTTCTTATCCTCTTTGGTAACACTTGAGGGAAGGTCATCACAATTGATTCCAAAGCTTCAACAG gaGTGGGTCTCATCTGTCCTTGCAAATTGGCAACTCTGGATACCTTTTCAGTTTTTCAACTTCCGGTTTGTGCCTCAGCAATTTCAG